A stretch of Astyanax mexicanus isolate ESR-SI-001 chromosome 21, AstMex3_surface, whole genome shotgun sequence DNA encodes these proteins:
- the si:ch73-41e3.7 gene encoding cotranscriptional regulator FAM172A homolog yields the protein MECSELSITSSDFPYFFSEDGRLLHRDSHKPYKFSFKLTDVQGTLKEHLSLCQHITQHLSNILEEQLNLIKVFLDKGTHDNSCSSGFVYMSPGALVQRGTLMVLIPDKGTVKCGVWSWKAVAHEGIEQGSQVPYVRWALGQSCAVLLMNPNEGDLSPEEHVRRVWERFLSKSVAERITVVAHGYGGLAFVHLLCHQLHEVRQRVWAVAFIDSSHSMWHQPLGASGRDWLKAHARMWILSSKPMNRQLGSLKAGCRVMSAGTQCHHTAPAACMEAVFRFFDKLMRPKSAPAISGIVTRSRSFGGRNMTQVTNDMNNNKPAGRRSVLKS from the coding sequence ATGGAATGCTCTGAACTGAGCATCACTTCCTCAGACTTCCCATACTTCTTCAGTGAAGACGGACGTCTGCTCCACAGAGACAGTCACAAGCCTTACAAGTTCTCCTTCAAGCTTACTGACGTCCAGGGAACTCTGAAAGAACATCTTTCCCTTTGCCAGCACATCACTCAGCACTTGAGTAACATCCTCGAGGAGCAGCTTAACCTGATCAAGGTGTTCCTGGACAAAGGAACCCATGATAACTCCTGTTCTTCTGGGTTTGTGTACATGAGCCCGGGGGCACTTGTTCAGCGTGGAACTCTGATGGTTCTGATCCCGGATAAGGGCACAGTAAAGTGTGGAGTGTGGAGCTGGAAGGCTGTGGCTCATGAAGGTATAGAACAGGGCAGTCAGGTGCCATATGTGCGCTGGGCTCTGGGGCAATCCTGTGCGGTTCTGTTGATGAATCCTAATGAAGGAGACCTGTCCCCAGAGGAGCACGTCCGACGGGTCTGGGAACGCTTTTTGTCTAAGAGTGTGGCTGAGCGAATCACGGTGGTTGCCCATGGCTATGGAGGCCTGGCTTTCGTCCATCTACTGTGCCATCAACTACACGAAGTCCGACAAAGAGTTTGGGCGGTGGCCTTTATCGACTCCTCCCATAGCATGTGGCATCAGCCTTTGGGAGCGTCAGGCCGTGATTGGCTGAAGGCTCATGCTAGAATGTGGATCCTTAGCAGCAAACCCATGAACCGCCAACTGGGGTCCCTCAAGGCCGGGTGCCGAGTGATGTCAGCAGGGACGCAGTGCCACCACACGGCACCTGCGGCCTGCATGGAGGCGGTGTTTCGATTCTTCGATAAACTGATGAGGCCTAAATCTGCGCCCGCCATCTCCGGCATCGTTACCCGGAGCAGGAGTTTCGGAGGGAGGAATATGACCCAAGTCACCAACGACATGAACAATAATAAGCCAGCTGGGAGGCGTTCGGTACTTAAATCATGA
- the txnl4b gene encoding thioredoxin-like protein 4B, translated as MSLFLPKLSSKKEVDEAVKAVAEKVLVLRFGRDEDSVCMQLDEILSKTSHDLKNMTSIYLVDVDKVPVYTRYFDISYIPSTVFFFNGQHMKVDYGSPDHTKFIGCFKTKQDFIDLIEVIYRGAMRGKLIVQSPIDPRNIPKYDLLYHDI; from the exons ATGAGTTTATTTCTGCCTAAATTAAGCAGTAAGAAGGAAGTGGACGAGGCTGTGAAGGCCGTGGCGGAGAAGGTGCTGGTGCTTCGGTTCGGGAGAGACGAGGACTCTGTCTGTATGCAGCTGGATGAGATT CTTTCAAAAACCTCTCACGACCTGAAGAACATGACCTCCATCTATCTTGTGGATGTGGATAAAGTACCAGTGTACACCCGATACTTCGACATCAGTTACATTCCCTCCACGGTCTTCTTCTTCAACGGACAGCACATGAAGGTTGATTATGG GTCTCCAGATCATACCAAGTTTATTGGATGTTTTAAAACCAAGCAAGACTTCATTGATCTTATTGAGGTGATCTACAGAGGAGCCATGAGAGGAAAACTAATCGTCCAAAGCCCCATCGATCCAAGAAACATACCTAAATATGATCTGCTTTACCATGATATATAA
- the trmt10c gene encoding tRNA methyltransferase 10 homolog C, with protein MTFLRLQVVGVLRRCCGRPSSSAALKCHYSGLPTSSFISTPSSALTSSRALSTTWILRKDVPQPKDEEARPKLDLDVWKSMMRTVALQEDRVKTKDKVEDEDKEETSTDESKEVEGKLSPLEATRMLVDAWRLAGRLVPDSLTDEQMEALSKLTTKSSKRKFLKHLSIKEGYKKAKMEKKEKKMAERMERADREGVDVDSKADVKLKNTFLMKFWSRSLDTLLFWRSAQAMQYGQPLVFDMSYDQHMSSHDAKNTVSQLLQCEGWNRRSVDPFHLHFCNLQPNSVYHQELLKRYGQETWERLFITTTSQRHVDIFPRENLVYLTADSPNVLRTFDHNKVYIIGAFVDRSAQSGVSLANAKRLKLATARLPLNEHLQWDCGAKNLTLDQMIQILITIKETGSWEKALEFVPIRKHGGFYEQKTENSVPDVTSAPYTAPFRATATTYSGSQRDRAPLFVSKRRIRNQTEEKPAFKSEQMFGQTRLRTGLKSKIEEHSRAMREKKKWSKRT; from the coding sequence ATGACGTTCCTCAGGTTGCAGGTTGTGGGGGTCCTGAGGAGGTGCTGCGGCCGCCCCTCATCTTCAGCAGCTCTAAAATGTCATTATTCTGGTTTGCCCACATCCAGCTTCATCTCCACTCCATCCTCAGCACTTACTTCCAGCCGTGCTCTGAGCACCACCTGGATCCTGAGGAAAGATGTCCCTCAGCCCAAAGATGAGGAAGCAAGACCCAAGCTGGACCTGGATGTGTGGAAGTCAATGATGCGCACAGTGGCTCTGCAGGAAGATAGGGTCAAGACCAAGGATAAAGTTGAGGACGAAGATAAAGAAGAAACCTCCACTGATGAGAGCAAGGAGGTGGAAGGAAAGCTTTCTCCCTTGGAAGCGACTCGCATGCTGGTGGACGCGTGGCGCCTGGCCGGTAGGTTGGTTCCTGACAGCCTCACAGACGAGCAGATGGAAGCGCTGTCCAAGTTGACCACCAAGTCATCCAAGAGGAAGTTCCTCAAGCACTTGTCCATCAAGGAGGGATACAAGAAGGCCAAAatggagaagaaggagaaaaagatgGCAGAGAGAATGGAGAGGGCAGACCGTGAAGGGGTCGATGTCGACAGCAAAGCTGATGTCAAGTTAAAAAATACCTTCCTGATGAAGTTCTGGTCTCGATCCTTGGATACACTCCTATTTTGGAGATCGGCGCAGGCCATGCAGTACGGTCAGCCACTGGTCTTTGACATGAGCTATGACCAGCACATGTCCAGTCACGACGCGAAGAACACCGTCTCCCAGCTTTTACAGTGTGAAGGCTGGAACCGACGATCTGTGGACCCCTTCCACCTGCACTTCTGCAACCTGCAGCCCAACAGCGTCTACCATCAGGAGCTTCTCAAGCGCTATGGCCAGGAGACCTGGGAACgcctcttcatcaccaccaccagccAGCGGCACGTAGACATCTTCCCCCGTGAGAACCTTGTCTACCTCACTGCCGATTCTCCAAACGTTCTCCGGACCTTCGACCACAACAAGGTGTACATCATAGGAGCCTTTGTGGACCGTTCTGCCCAGTCCGGAGTCTCCCTGGCCAACGCCAAGCGCCTCAAGCTGGCCACTGCTCGTCTGCCTCTGAATGAGCACCTGCAATGGGACTGCGGAGCCAAGAACCTCACCCTGGACCAGATGATCCAGATCCTGATAACAATCAAGGAGACCGGCAGCTGGGAGAAGGCTCTGGAGTTCGTGCCCATAAGGAAGCACGGTGGCTTCTACGAGCAAAAAACTGAGAACAGTGTTCCTGATGTTACAAGTGCTCCATATACAGCACCATTCAGAGCAACAGCAACCACATACAGCGGGTCTCAGAGAGATCGAGCCCCACTATTCGTGAGCAAAAGGAGGATAAGGAATCAGACAGAAGAGAAACCAGCGTTTAAATCAGAGCAGATGTTTGGACAGACCAGATTACGGACTGGACTAAAAAGCAAAATAGAGGAACACAGTAGAGCTATGAGGGAAAAGAAGAAGTGGTCGAAAAGAACATAA
- the blzf1 gene encoding golgin-45 — translation MSVEVAMKGLATVSIRGPGDGMETDKPAVAQEIVVEPPLLKVASPKQIPKPAPAPASPHSPGVLHLGKVSREACTEVEAVRIVVPRAAITRSGRVGAHEGKVDERGSPQHGEDRPPSPPSEPQDYRSALEKLQNSERRLLQDKEGLSNQLRVQTEVNRELKKLLVASVGDDLQYHFERLAREKNQLILENEALGRSLAHTAEQLERMSIQCDVWRSKFLASRVMAEELTNARAALQRQTREAQSAIQDLLLEREEFSSDMMHTHRSLEQLLVSLQWGRQQTYYPSAQPLSTGELAAANHKLADAINSHLLGNVGGRTTSTTVKNSQASELTNTPAEKMAEKILRNLDPVSCPDNTGDPAAPDPTTSPFLPNKKSIGRFHPYTRYENITFNCCERCSGEIIVL, via the exons ATGTCTGTTGAAGTAGCCATGAAAG GTTTGGCCACCGTGTCCATCCGTGGGCCTGGCGATGGCATGGAGACAGATAAACCAGCGGTGGCCCAGGAGATCGTAGTGGAGCCTCCACTCCTGAAGGTAGCTTCACCGAAGCAGATCCCAAAGCCGGCCCCTGCCCCTGCCTCCCCCCACTCCCCAGGAGttctgcacctggggaaggtgaGCAGGGAGGCCTGCACCGAGGTGGAGGCTGTGAGGATCGTGGTTCCTCGCGCTGCCATCACCCGGAGCGGCCGAGTCGGGGCTCACGAGGGCAAAGTAGACGAGAGAGGCTCCCCCCAGCACGGCGAGGACCGGCCCCCCTCACCCCCCTCAGAACCACAGGACTACAGGAGCGCTCTGGAGAAGCTCCAGAACTCTGAGCGCAGGTTACTGCAGGACAAGGAGGGGCTCTCCAACCAGCTGCGTGTTCAGACTGAG GTAAACAGGGAGCTGAAGAAGCTGTTAGTGGCGTCAGTAGGAGATGATCTGCAGTACCACTTTGAGAGACTGGCGAGAGAGAAGAACCAGCTGATACTGGAGAACGAGGCTCTGGGCCGCAGCCTGGCCCACACTGCTGAGCAGCTGGAGAGAATGAGTATTCAGTGTGATGTCTGGAGGAGCAAGTTCCTCGCCAGTCG TGTCATGGCTGAAGAACTGACCAACGCCAGAGCTGCTCTCCAGCGCCAGACACGAGAGGCACAGAGTGCCATCCAGGACCTGCTGCTCGAGAGGGAGGAATTCTCCAGTGATAtgatgcacacacacag GTCTCTGGAGCAGCTGTTGGTCTCTCTGCAGTGGGGCAGACAGCAGACCTACTACCCCAGTGCTCAGCCCCTCAGCACCGGGGAACTAGCTGCAGCCAATCACAAGCTTGCTGATGCCATTAACTCCCACCTGCTGGGCAATGTGGGGGGCAGGACCACCAGCACCACTGTGAAGAACAGCCAGGCTTCAGAACTCACCAACACACCAGCTGAGAAGATGGCAGAGAAG ATACTGAGGAATCTGGATCCTGTATCCTGCCCAGACAACACGGGTGACCCTGCTGCTCCCGACCCCACCACCTCTCCTTTCCTGCCAAACAAGAAGAGCATCGGCCGGTTCCACCCCTATACCCGATACGAGAACATCACCTTCAACTGCTGTGAACGCTGCTCTGGAGAGATTATCGTCCTCTGA